The following are encoded together in the Triticum dicoccoides isolate Atlit2015 ecotype Zavitan chromosome 6B, WEW_v2.0, whole genome shotgun sequence genome:
- the LOC119325968 gene encoding alpha/beta-gliadin A-V codes for MKTFLILALLAIVATTATTAVRVPVPQLQPQNPSQQQPQEQVPLVQQQQFPGQQQQFPPQQPYPQPQPLPSQQPYLQLQPFPQPQPFPPQLPYPQPQSFPPQQPYPQQQPQYLQPQQPISQQQAQQQQQILQQILQQQLIPCRDVVLQQHNIEHASSQVLQQSSYQLLQQLCCQQLLQIPEQSRCQAIHNVAHAIIMHQQQQQQQQEQQQQLQQQQQQQQLQQQQQQPSSQVSFQQPQQQYPSSQVSFQPSQLNPQAQGSVQPQQLPQFAEIRNIALQTLPAMCNVYIPPHCSTTIAPFGIFGTN; via the coding sequence ATGAAGACCTTTCTCATCCTTGCCCTCCTTGCTATCGTGGCGACCACCGCCACAACTGCAGTTAGAGTTCCAGTGCCACAATTGCAGCCACAAAATCCATCTCAGCAACAGCCACAAGAGCAAGTTCCATTGGTACAACAACAACAATTTCCAGGGCAGCAACAACAATTTCCACCACAACAGCCATATCCGCAACCGCAACCACTTCCATCACAACAACCATATCTGCAGCTGCAACCATTTCCGCAGCCGCAACCATTTCCGCCACAACTACCATATCCGCAGCCGCAATCATTTCCACCACAACAACCATATCCACAACAGCAACCACAGTATCTGCAACCACAACAACCAATTTCGCAGCAACaagcacaacaacaacaacaaatcctTCAACAAATTTTGCAACAACAACTGATTCCATGCAGGGATGTTGTCTTGCAACAACACAACATAGAGCATGCAAGCTCACAAGTTTTGCAACAAAGTTCTTACCAGCTATTGCAACAATTATGTTGTCAACAATTGTTGCAGATCCCTGAGCAGTCGAGGTGCCAAGCCATCCATAATGTTGCTCATGCTATTATTatgcatcaacaacaacaacaacaacaacaagaacaacaacaacagttgcagcaacaacaacaacagcagcaactgcaacaacaacaacaacaaccgtcGAGCCAGGTCTCCTTCCAACAGCCTCAGCAGCAATATCCATCAAGCCAGGTCTCCTTCCAGCCATCTCAGCTAAACCCACAGGCTCAGGGCTCTGTCCAACCTCAACAACTACCCCAGTTCGCGGAAATAAGGAACATAGCGCTACAGACGCTACCTGCAATGTGCAATGTCTACATCCCTCCACATTGCTCGACCACCATTGCGCCATTTGGCATCTTCGGTACCAACTGA